From Pseudorca crassidens isolate mPseCra1 chromosome 7, mPseCra1.hap1, whole genome shotgun sequence, a single genomic window includes:
- the PPP3R2 gene encoding LOW QUALITY PROTEIN: calcineurin subunit B type 2 (The sequence of the model RefSeq protein was modified relative to this genomic sequence to represent the inferred CDS: inserted 1 base in 1 codon; substituted 1 base at 1 genomic stop codon) translates to MRMPSPTEEAELSWQHPQGQVPRSCAAVITEGAKRPGPSRPSGSSDPPDEGRVPRTVTHDWLHNGNESSYPVEMCCHFDQDEIKRMGKRFKKLDSDSSGALSVEEFMSLPELQENPLAQRVTVVFDTDGNREVDFGEFILGTSQFSVKGDKEQKLRFAFSIYDMDKXGYTSSREPFQVLTMMVRDNLKDXQLQQLVDKTIIVLGKDHGGKISFQEFNAAVGSLESHKKLLTIVRAFIRAPPNNDFFFLLKDQLKRPSTRLSDLLGSISLCEATFSSTNLLPTSVLCILLGMP, encoded by the exons ATgcgca TGCCCAGCCCGACTGAAGAGGCAGAGCTCAGCTGGCAGCATCCTCAGGGCCAGGTCCCCAGATCCTGCGCAGCCGTCATCACTGAGGGAGCCAAGCGCCCTGGACCAAGCCGGCCCTCAGGCTCCTCAGACCCCCCAGACGAGGGCCGGGTCCCACGGACGGTGACCCACG ACTGGCTCCACAATGGAAATGAGTCCAGTTACCCAGTAGAAATGTGCTGCCACTTTGACCAAGACGAAATTAAACGGATGGGCAAGCGGTTTAAGAAGCTGGACTCGGACAGTTCGGGCGCTCTGAGCGTGGAGGAGTTCATGTCCCTGCCGGAGCTACAGGAGAACCCATTGGCGCAGCGAGTGACAGTCGTCTTCGACACAGACGGCAATAGAGAG gTGGACTTCGGGGAATTCATCCTGGGGACCTCCCAGTTCAGTGTCAAGGGAGACAAGGAGCAGAAGCTGAGGTTTGCTTTCAGCATCTACGACATGGACA ACGGCTACACTTCCAGCAGGGAGCCCTTCCAGGTGCTGACGATGATGGTGAGGGACAACCTGAAAGACTGACAGTTACAGCAGCTCGTGGACAAAACCATCATCGTCCTGGGCAAGGATCACGGTGGGAAAATATCCTTCCAGGAATTCAATGCTGCGGTCGGAAGCCTGGAGAGCCACAAGAAGTTGCTGACAATTGTGCGAGCTTTTATAAGAGCACCACCCAACAacgactttttctttcttctcaaagaTCAGCTCAAGAGGCCCAGCACCCGTCTCTCTGACCTGCTGGGAAGTATTTCTCTTTGTGAAGCAACATTTTCTAGCACCAACCTCTTGCCCACCTCAGTGTTATGTATTCTCCTGGGAATGCCCTAA